Part of the bacterium HR11 genome is shown below.
TCATCGTACCGGCTTCGTGACGACGGGCCGAAAGGGCTCCCCGACGGCGGCCGGCGCCGTTCGGAGGCTCGGTCCCTGCCGCCCCGTCACACGTGACCCGTCATCCGCTACTCACGAAGGAGTCGGCCCATGCGGTTGCCCGTGCAGATCCGACAGATTCTATTTGCGACGGACTTCTCCCGCTACTCGGACCGGGCCCGGGACTATGCACTGACCCTGGCCCGGAAGCATCGGGCCCACGTGTACGTCGTCCACGCCCTCGAGGTCCTCTACTACATGAACGAGAAGGACCCGGAACTCCGGGAGTGGTTTAGGACCATCGAGCGGGCGATGGAGCGCAAGATGGCCGACGAGGTCGCCTTCTTCCAGTCCCACGGCGTGTCGGCGACAGGCGAGGTCGTCATCGGGACACCCTGGAAAGTGATCCTTCGCTTTGCCGAGGAGGCCGGGGTCGACCTGATCGTCATCGGGAGCCACGGGGTCGGGACGGAAGAGGGTCGGATCCTCCTCGGGACGACCTCCCACAAGGTCGCCCTGGCCTCCAAGATCCCCGTCCTGATCGTGCGGCCCGAGACGGCCGAGGCCGCCGAAGTCCCGGAACTCGGATGATAGGGCGGCAGGTCGGCCGATGGGCGGGTCGGGAGATAGGCAGTCGGCAGATGGGCAGGTCGGGAGATAGGGGAAATGGGGATCTA
Proteins encoded:
- a CDS encoding Universal stress protein; the protein is MRLPVQIRQILFATDFSRYSDRARDYALTLARKHRAHVYVVHALEVLYYMNEKDPELREWFRTIERAMERKMADEVAFFQSHGVSATGEVVIGTPWKVILRFAEEAGVDLIVIGSHGVGTEEGRILLGTTSHKVALASKIPVLIVRPETAEAAEVPELG